One Pseudomonadota bacterium genomic window, GGCAGCGGCCACCGAGCGACAATCCGCGCTCGACCGTTGGCACCGCCACAGAGATCTACGACTACCTGCGCCTGCTCTTCGCCCGCGTCGGTCAACCGCACTGTCCGAAGTGCGACCGCCCGATCACCTGCTTCACCGTGCAGCAGATCGTGGACCGCGTCTTGGCGCTGCCCGAAGGTACGCGATTCAGCGTCCAGGCGCCGGTGCTCAGTCGAAGCCGGGGCGACCCGGCGCAGAAGCTGGACGAATTGCGGCGCCAGGGCTTCGTGCGCGTGACGATAGACGGTCAGGCTTTCAGTCTGGATGAGATCCCGGGCAACGACCTGAAACGGTGCCACGACCTCGACGTCCTTGTCGATCGGCTATCGGTGAAGCCTGGCGTGCGCCAGCGGCTTACGGAGGCTGTCGAGCTGGCCCTGAACGTTGCCAACGACGTAGTGCGCATCGCGCCGGCTGGCCTTGCGTCCATGACGATGTCGGCGAAGCTCGCCTGTATTCCATGCGGCGAAGTAGTGCCGGAGCTGTCGCCCCGCTCGTTTTCCTTCAACAGCCCGGCCGGGGCCTGCCCGGATTGCAGCGGCCTGGGCGTCCAATTGCACTTCGACCCGGCCCTCATCGTCCCCGATCCAACCCTGAGCCTGCAGGACGGCGCAATCGCGCCCTGGGGACCCGCGAACGGTATTGCCTACCGCCGCATGCTCAAGCGCTTGATCACGGCATACGGGGTCGATGCGGCGGTACCGTGGCAGTCGCTCGACGAGCGGCTCAGGAATCGCATACTGCACGGCGACGTGCAACAGTCCGGTCGCGGGGGGCATCCCGGTGTGATCGCCGAATTGAGCCGGCGAGGTCGGCGCCACGAGCTGGGGCAAGCTGGGCTCGAGGGGCGCGACGATGCGCCTGCCGCGCTGCATGCCTGCGCCCGCACGGAGGTCTGCCGAGCTTGCGCGGGGGCGCGTCTCAGACCTGAAGCGCTCCACGTAAGGGTCGCGGGCAAGAGCATAGCCGACCTGGCTGGGGCGAACCTGGCCGAGGCGCTGCAGTCTCTAGCTTCGATCGAGCTCGGCCCCCGCGCGGCGGCGATGGCGCAACAGCCCCTCGACGCGGTGATCACTCGGCTGAGATTGCTCGTCGATCTGGGCCTCTCCTACCTGTCGCTCGATCGTCCCACCGCGACGCTGTCGAGCGGCGAGGCGGAGCGCTCACGGCTTGTAACGCAGCTCGGCTCCGGGTTGGTTGGAGTGCTGTACGTGCTCGACGAACCCTCCATCGGACTGCACGCGCGCGACCACGCCAGGTTGCTGCAGGCGCTCGCCAACCTGCGCGACCGAGGCAACACCGTCCTGGTGGTCGAGCACGACGAAGATACGATCCTCGCCGCAGATTGGATAGCGGACATGGGTCCCGGCGCCGGTCGCCAGGGCGGCCGTCTGGTCGCAGCGGGCACTCCGGATCAGATCGCTCACGACCCGCAGTCGCCGACAGGCCAGTATCTTGCCGGGCGCAAGCGGGTAGACTGCATCGCACAAGAAGAGCGGCGCCACAAAGGCTGGCTGACGATCGACAACGCCTCGATCCACAATCTCAAGGAGCCACGTGTCAAACTGCCCTTGGGTGCCCTGTGTTGCGTGACGGGGGTGAGCGGGAGCGGCAAGTCGTCCCTGGTGATGGACACGTTGCTGCCGCTGGCTCGCGAGCGGCTGCACAACGCGCGCGCGGCGCCAGGTGGAGCGGTCATCCGTGGCCTCGAGGGCCTAGACCGGGTGGTGCATGTGGATCAGAGACCGATCGGCCGCACACCGCGGTCCAATCCGGCGACCTACACCGGCGTGCTCACGGCACTGCGCGAGGTGTTTGCAGCGCTTCCAGAAGCCCGTGCTCGTGGCTACACCCCTGGTCGCTTCAGCTTCAACGCGAAGGGCGGCCGCTGCGAGGCTTGTCAGGGTGATGGGACCTTGCGGGTCGAGATGCACTTTCTGCCCGATGTGTACGTGCGCTGCGAGCAATGCTCGGGGCTTCGCTACAATCGTGAGACGCTCGAGATCCAGTACCGAGGCCACAGCATCGCGGACGTGTTGTCGCTGACCGCAGACGACGCTCTGCAACTGCTGGCCGCGTTCACGCCCATACGTGATCGGCTCGCCGGCCTTCGACGAGTGGGCCTTGGTTATCTGGAGCTCGGCCAGAGCGCGCGCACGCTGTCCGGGGGCGAGGCCCAACGACTCAAGCTCGCCAAGGAGCTTCAGCGGCGCGCAAGTGGACGTGCCCTCTACCTGTTGGACGAGCCCACGACCGGACTGCATTTCAGCGATGTAGCCGTCCTCTTGAGCGTGCTGCGCGAGTTGGTGAGCGCCGGCAACACGGTGGTTGTGGTCGAGCACCATTTGGATCTGATCGCGGCGGCAGACTACATCGTCGACCTGGGCCCGGAAGGGGGCGGTCAGGGGGGTCGAGTGGTTGCCAGCGGAACTCCGGACGACCTCATGCGGGCTCCGAGCTCGCACACCGGGCGCTACCTGCGGGCGCACGAATCCCGAGTCCGCCGCCAGCCAGCGTTTGCGAAGGCAATCGCAGAGCACGACGCCGGTGGGGAACCGAGCCCCGGCTCATGACTCGCGAGGCGGACATCCGAATCCGGTATCTCGCGGACACGCAGGATGCTCTGGCAACGTTGGTTGATTGGTTCGTCGATGAGTGGCGCCCTTACTACGGATCCGATGGACCAGGGAACGCCGAAGCGGACCTTCGGGAATCGATGAACCGAGATGCACTTCCTATCTGTCTTGTCGCGGCTACTGATGCCGGGGACATCGCCGGCTGCATCTCGCTCAAGTCGGAGTCGATTTCACACCCGGAGTTGACGCCCTGGGGCGCGGCGTTTCTCGTTGCTCCAACCTATCGGCGTCAAGGGATCGGCACGATGTTGGTGGCTGCTCTAGAAAAAGAGGCCCGGCGGCTCGGCTTCAGTCAGCTCTACATGTCGACCGACGCCGCGACGCGCATCGTTGAACGGCGGGGCTGGCGCGCGTTCGACACGACCGAATCCCTCCGGGGGACAATCACCGTCTACTCAGTATATCTCGAGTCCGAGCTGCCAAACTTGTGAGCATCACGGCAGTCCCCCGCGCAGCATCCGCCGTTCGAAGGCGTCCCCCACCATGACCAATGCCTCTCGGACCTCCGCCGATCCGTCCGGCAACAGCGCGAGCGGACGCATCTCTACCGTTTCGACTTCTGCTCGGCGGTCGTTCATGAACGCCGCCAGGCGCAAAAGCACGTCAGCGATCGACTCGACGTTCGCGTCACGGACCGCGGCTCTGCTATCCAGCACGAGACGTGCGCCACGCAGGCGAGCAAGCCCACGGGCGATGGCCGAGATGGGAGCCGGCAGCACCAGCGTCGTTGCGTCTCCAGATGCCGCCCCGTGCGGGTCTGCGAAGCCGATCTGCATGGCGATCCGGCCCCTCACGAGTGGCGAGGCCGCAACACCAAGCAAGGCACGGGCGATCGTCGCGGAGGCCACGGTCACACCCAGCAGGCGCTCCCCAGGCGCTCGCTGTTGCCCGAGGCCCATGAGCAAGCGGAACACCTCGCGCACTCGGGCAGCGTTGTCCACCATCTGGACGGTCAGGTCGGGATGCTCCCA contains:
- the uvrA gene encoding excinuclease ABC subunit UvrA: MSGQLVVRGAREHNLKNIDLSLPRDRLVVITGPSGSGKSSLAFDTIFAEGQRRYVESLSAYARRFVGQLPRPDVDSIEGLSPAISVRQRPPSDNPRSTVGTATEIYDYLRLLFARVGQPHCPKCDRPITCFTVQQIVDRVLALPEGTRFSVQAPVLSRSRGDPAQKLDELRRQGFVRVTIDGQAFSLDEIPGNDLKRCHDLDVLVDRLSVKPGVRQRLTEAVELALNVANDVVRIAPAGLASMTMSAKLACIPCGEVVPELSPRSFSFNSPAGACPDCSGLGVQLHFDPALIVPDPTLSLQDGAIAPWGPANGIAYRRMLKRLITAYGVDAAVPWQSLDERLRNRILHGDVQQSGRGGHPGVIAELSRRGRRHELGQAGLEGRDDAPAALHACARTEVCRACAGARLRPEALHVRVAGKSIADLAGANLAEALQSLASIELGPRAAAMAQQPLDAVITRLRLLVDLGLSYLSLDRPTATLSSGEAERSRLVTQLGSGLVGVLYVLDEPSIGLHARDHARLLQALANLRDRGNTVLVVEHDEDTILAADWIADMGPGAGRQGGRLVAAGTPDQIAHDPQSPTGQYLAGRKRVDCIAQEERRHKGWLTIDNASIHNLKEPRVKLPLGALCCVTGVSGSGKSSLVMDTLLPLARERLHNARAAPGGAVIRGLEGLDRVVHVDQRPIGRTPRSNPATYTGVLTALREVFAALPEARARGYTPGRFSFNAKGGRCEACQGDGTLRVEMHFLPDVYVRCEQCSGLRYNRETLEIQYRGHSIADVLSLTADDALQLLAAFTPIRDRLAGLRRVGLGYLELGQSARTLSGGEAQRLKLAKELQRRASGRALYLLDEPTTGLHFSDVAVLLSVLRELVSAGNTVVVVEHHLDLIAAADYIVDLGPEGGGQGGRVVASGTPDDLMRAPSSHTGRYLRAHESRVRRQPAFAKAIAEHDAGGEPSPGS
- a CDS encoding GNAT family N-acetyltransferase, with translation MTREADIRIRYLADTQDALATLVDWFVDEWRPYYGSDGPGNAEADLRESMNRDALPICLVAATDAGDIAGCISLKSESISHPELTPWGAAFLVAPTYRRQGIGTMLVAALEKEARRLGFSQLYMSTDAATRIVERRGWRAFDTTESLRGTITVYSVYLESELPNL